TGCGCGGTAAGCGCATCGAACGCACCAGCCTCCACAAGGTTTACGAGAAGGGCATTAACCTGCCTGCCTCTTTATTTGCCCTGGATATCAATGGCTCGACGGTGGAAAGCACCGGCCTGGGTCTGGACATCGGTGATGCTGACCGAATCTGTTATCCAATCCCCGACACCCTGTGCAATGAGCCTTGGCAAAAGCGCCCTACCGCGCAACTGCTGATGACCATGCACGAACTTGAAGGTGAACCTTTCTTCGCCGATCCACGCGAAGTGCTCCGCCAAGTTGTAAGCAAATTTGACGACCTCGGTCTGACCATCTGCGCAGCCTTCGAGCTTGAGTTCTACCTGATCGACCAGGAGAACGTGAACGGCCGCCCACAACCGCCCCGCTCGCCGATCTCCGGCAAACGCCCGCACTCGACACAGGTCTACCTGATCGACGACCTCGACGAATACGTCGACTGCCTCCAGGACATTCTGGAAGGTGCCAAAGAGCAAGGCATCCCGGCTGACGCCATCGTCAAGGAAAGTGCCCCGGCGCAGTTCGAAGTGAACCTGCACCACGTCGCCGACCCGATCAAGGCGTGCGATTACGCGGTACTGCTCAAGCGCCTGATCAAGAACATCGCCTACGACCATGAGATGGACACCACCTTCATGGCCAAGCCTTACCCAGGCCAGGCAGGCAACGGGCTGCACGTGCACATTTCGATCCTGGACAAAGACGGCAAGAACATCTTTGCCAGCGAGGATCCCGAGCAGAACGCCGCATTGCGTCACGCGATCGGCGGTGTGCTGGAGACCCTACCCGCCCAGATGGCGTTCCTGTGCCCCAACGTCAACTCCTACCGTCGTTTCGGCGCACAGTTCTACGTGC
The genomic region above belongs to Pseudomonas sp. S35 and contains:
- a CDS encoding glutamine synthetase family protein, whose protein sequence is MSVPPRAVQLNEANAFLKDHPEVLYVDLLIADMNGVVRGKRIERTSLHKVYEKGINLPASLFALDINGSTVESTGLGLDIGDADRICYPIPDTLCNEPWQKRPTAQLLMTMHELEGEPFFADPREVLRQVVSKFDDLGLTICAAFELEFYLIDQENVNGRPQPPRSPISGKRPHSTQVYLIDDLDEYVDCLQDILEGAKEQGIPADAIVKESAPAQFEVNLHHVADPIKACDYAVLLKRLIKNIAYDHEMDTTFMAKPYPGQAGNGLHVHISILDKDGKNIFASEDPEQNAALRHAIGGVLETLPAQMAFLCPNVNSYRRFGAQFYVPNSPCWGLDNRTVAIRVPTGSSDAVRIEHRVAGADANPYLLMASVLAGVHHGLTNKIEPGAPVEGNSYEQNEQSLPNNLRDALRELDDSEVMAKYIDPKYIDIFVACKESELEEFEHSISDLEYNWYLHTV